AGATCACGGTGATCGATGATCTCTCAACCGGTCGCTACACTAACATCGCCCATCTCGAAGGCGCCGATCGTTTTCGTTTGATCATCGATACCGTCCTCAATCAGAGCTTGATGGAAGACCTTATTAGGGAGACCGATCGGGTCTACCACATGGCAAGTGCGGTCGGTGTCCGCCTTATCATGGAGCAGCCTGTGAAAACGATCGAAACGATCTTTCACGGCACGGACGTCATCCTGAAGTTCTGTTCACGGTATCGAAAGCGTGTCCTGATCCCGAGCACGTCTGAGGTTTATGGAAAAGGTGCTTCGGTGCCGTTTCGTGAGGAAGACGACCTTCTGACGGGAGCGACCGATAAGCATCGTTGGGCATATGCGTGTGCGAAGACGCTCGACGAATTTCTCGCCCTCGCACATTGGAAGGAATCGCGGCTGCCGGTCGCTGTCGTCCGTCTTTTCAACACAGTTGGCCCTCGGCAAACCGGTCAATACGGAATGGTGGTGCCGCGATTTGTTCAAGCCGCAATAAAAAACGAACCGATAACGGTACACGGTGACGGTACGCAATCGAGATGCTTCGGACACGTCGGCGATGTCGTTGAAGGGCTCGCAAAGATGCTTGATATACCTGAGTGTTTTGGCCAGGTCGTTAATCTCGGTAACGAAGAAGAAGTCTCGATCAAGGCTCTTGCCGAAAGGGCGATCGAATTGACTGGCAGCCGAAGCGAGATCCGGTACTTGAGCTATGACGAGGCATATGGAGACGGTTTTGAGGACATGCGTCGACGCGTACCAAGCCTTGAGAAAGCCAAGCGTTTGATCGGTTACCAGCCAACCCGGACGCTTACTGACATCATCAATGATGTTGCAGCGGAATATCGCAATGAGGTCGGGACCGCAA
The DNA window shown above is from Chloracidobacterium sp. and carries:
- a CDS encoding GDP-mannose 4,6-dehydratase produces the protein MKILITGGAGFVGSHLADKLIAQGHEITVIDDLSTGRYTNIAHLEGADRFRLIIDTVLNQSLMEDLIRETDRVYHMASAVGVRLIMEQPVKTIETIFHGTDVILKFCSRYRKRVLIPSTSEVYGKGASVPFREEDDLLTGATDKHRWAYACAKTLDEFLALAHWKESRLPVAVVRLFNTVGPRQTGQYGMVVPRFVQAAIKNEPITVHGDGTQSRCFGHVGDVVEGLAKMLDIPECFGQVVNLGNEEEVSIKALAERAIELTGSRSEIRYLSYDEAYGDGFEDMRRRVPSLEKAKRLIGYQPTRTLTDIINDVAAEYRNEVGTANSNG